GTTGAATCACTACATTCCAATGGAAATTAGAGGCAAGTACCCAATCATCCCCTTTAAGATCAAAGAGATTACGTCCCTGACTATAATCCATCAACGGGTTTTCTACACGGAATACTGTTTGCATTAATGCAGAGAAAATATCCGCATGATTACTTAATCCATTTTGTTTGCCTACTGGTAAATCTTTCCAATATACAAGCAATGGCACTTGAACTTCATCGCGCCCAAAGTAGTTTTCTCGCTCTTTTTCATTCATTTCATTAAAGGTTAAACCATGCTCTGATGTGATGATAACTAATGCATTTTCAAGCGGTGTACTTTCTAACGCTTTTGCTAAAAGAGAATCAATGTCTTGCAAAGTGCGGTCATAATCTGATGGTTTTTTAGCCTCCAAGGCTAAGTCTAAATAAGCAAACCAAGGTGAGTCAGTTTTTTGTGCTTTAATAAAATCATTGAGATTCTTTACCGCACTTTCATTATTTGGTTTGTTGGTTTTATTCGATGAAAGTTTCATTTCACGAAATAATGCTTGGCGGAAGACGCTATCTTTGAAATTTGTAGCAGAAAATAAACCTAACTGATAATTTTCAGCACGTAATTTTTCGATTAAAACAGATTGGGTATGATTGCTTAAAATGCTATCGGTGTAATTTGCATTTAGTCCGTAAAATAACCCAATCAAGCCTGCGTTATTACTATTACCTGTGCTGTAATGATTAGTGAATTCCGTTGAACTTGTTGCAAATTCAGCAAGTTTTGGCATCTTTTCACTAGAAATCGCATCATGGCGCAAACCTGAAACCGTTACGATCAGAATATTAGGTTTATGCGTAATTGGTGCATAAGTGAGTTCTTTTTTCGGATAATCAATTTTTAAGGCATCTAAACGGCCTTCTTGCGCCAATTTTTGCGTATATTCCTCTCCATCTAAGAAACCGTGTTTTTCTAAAAAAGAACGAGCTGTCATTGGATAAGATAAAGGGAAATTAGATCGTTGCATGGTGATAGGACGATACAAATAAGCATCTGCCCAAGCATAAATTAAATGCGTCGCAATGAATGTTGCAGTTAAGAATATACCGGTACCTTTTAGCCATTTTTGGCGTTCAAGACTGCGTAATTTTTCCCAACTCCAGCGAGAAAATAACATTTGTGCCAGTAAAATTATTGGCATTGGTGCAAAGAATATTTGCCAATCGCGTGACATTTCACCATTTTCTGGATTGACCAGCAAATTCCATACAATAGATGATAAATGTAGATTAAAACGATTGAAAACGGCGGTATCAAATAATAGTAAGGTTGTACAAATCGTGGAAAAAATTACGGTTAATCCGCGAAAAGTGCGGTTATTTTTAACAATAAAACTCAGTGGAAAGACAATGAGTAAGTACAACGCAAAAACATTGAAACTGAAATGCCCGAGCAAACTCACAAAGAAATAAAGTTTTCCTGCGAGAGTATCTGGCCAGTCAATGATAAAGGCATAACGAGTGCCAATAAGAATAGCAACAATAATATTAAAAAAGGCAAACCAATGGCCCCACGAAATTTTTCGTGAAACGTCATCGCGGTATTGTTTGCCGCTGAAGGTGCCTTTTTTAATCCATTTCATATTAACGTGTTTTTACCGCATTAATTAAGGAATTTGAAAACGCTTGAGCTAATGCCTCGCGTTGAGTTTGCGGCACACTGGTGGTTAATAAATTACTCGCCATGTTACCCAGTGCGATTAAGGATAGATCTACAGGGGCTTTATGCTTTTCTAGCACTGTGATCATATCGTTTACAATTGCACTTAATTGAGCATCAGAATATTTAGAATGTTGAGCCATAATGTTAAAAATAAAACAAAAAATTTGGCTTATGATACCCGATTATTTGGTAGAACCTAAATAATTTCTTTTTTCTTGCTGAAAAAGTGCGGTTATAATTTGCGGCAAATTTTTCAAAGGTGACAAAAATGAGTATTACTGTTAATCAAATTGTTTTGCATCAGTTAGTCAAAAATGTGGATGGCGACAGCATAAAAATGGAAAGCGTATTACGCGATGAGTTGCTGTCAATTACGCCAGAAGTAGAACAAATGATGTTGCAACTTCATCAAGGCTATCAAAATAAAGCGAAGGCTTTTGGTGTGTTTCAGGAAAAGTCTATCTTTGCACAACATTTAAATCGTTTAT
This portion of the Haemophilus haemolyticus genome encodes:
- a CDS encoding DUF3413 domain-containing protein, yielding MKWIKKGTFSGKQYRDDVSRKISWGHWFAFFNIIVAILIGTRYAFIIDWPDTLAGKLYFFVSLLGHFSFNVFALYLLIVFPLSFIVKNNRTFRGLTVIFSTICTTLLLFDTAVFNRFNLHLSSIVWNLLVNPENGEMSRDWQIFFAPMPIILLAQMLFSRWSWEKLRSLERQKWLKGTGIFLTATFIATHLIYAWADAYLYRPITMQRSNFPLSYPMTARSFLEKHGFLDGEEYTQKLAQEGRLDALKIDYPKKELTYAPITHKPNILIVTVSGLRHDAISSEKMPKLAEFATSSTEFTNHYSTGNSNNAGLIGLFYGLNANYTDSILSNHTQSVLIEKLRAENYQLGLFSATNFKDSVFRQALFREMKLSSNKTNKPNNESAVKNLNDFIKAQKTDSPWFAYLDLALEAKKPSDYDRTLQDIDSLLAKALESTPLENALVIITSEHGLTFNEMNEKERENYFGRDEVQVPLLVYWKDLPVGKQNGLSNHADIFSALMQTVFRVENPLMDYSQGRNLFDLKGDDWVLASNFHWNVVIQPDGTQYHIDRKGNYKKFDKDYIEQSSDRPPLGIFLEAFQLQNFFFEK
- a CDS encoding YejL family protein, with product MAQHSKYSDAQLSAIVNDMITVLEKHKAPVDLSLIALGNMASNLLTTSVPQTQREALAQAFSNSLINAVKTR